The following coding sequences lie in one Streptomyces xiamenensis genomic window:
- a CDS encoding DUF6891 domain-containing protein, with protein MLGIRVRTEDGRSRDRLTAGELAALVRRIGGAGDRFVVVERLPDVPDVYVQVWHEEGGAYTLEHRDGDPERHFTTTVDAPGPVAKALTGWARSAGGWDAGLAWERLTFPQEATDGEGSQEMEDAQASPLTLAFAELEAAGITARENFACCRACGLAEIGGAGEPDARGFVFLTSEPYRDASLLYGGFDGSAQTTAAIGREVVAGLERRGLSVVWDGDPGSAITVRTPAANGAPGGA; from the coding sequence ATGCTGGGGATCAGGGTGCGGACCGAGGACGGGCGGTCGCGGGACCGGCTGACGGCCGGTGAGCTGGCCGCGCTGGTGCGGCGGATCGGCGGCGCGGGGGACCGCTTCGTGGTGGTGGAGCGTCTTCCCGATGTGCCGGATGTCTACGTCCAGGTGTGGCACGAGGAGGGCGGGGCGTACACGCTGGAGCACCGGGACGGGGATCCGGAGCGGCACTTCACGACGACGGTGGACGCGCCCGGTCCGGTGGCGAAGGCGCTCACGGGCTGGGCGCGGTCGGCCGGGGGCTGGGACGCCGGGCTGGCGTGGGAGCGGCTGACGTTCCCGCAGGAGGCGACGGACGGCGAGGGCTCGCAGGAGATGGAGGACGCGCAGGCATCGCCGCTGACCCTGGCGTTCGCCGAGCTGGAGGCGGCGGGCATCACGGCGCGGGAGAACTTCGCCTGCTGCCGCGCCTGCGGCCTCGCGGAGATCGGCGGGGCGGGCGAGCCGGACGCCCGGGGGTTCGTCTTCCTCACCTCCGAGCCGTACCGCGACGCGTCGCTGCTGTACGGCGGGTTCGACGGCTCGGCGCAGACCACGGCCGCCATCGGCCGGGAGGTGGTGGCCGGGCTGGAACGGCGGGGGCTGAGCGTGGTGTGGGACGGGGATCCGGGCTCGGCGATCACCGTGCGCACGCCCGCCGCGAACGGCGCCCCCGGCGGCGCGTGA
- a CDS encoding Gfo/Idh/MocA family protein: protein MTDTPNRRTVRIAMNGVTGRMGYRQHLVRSILALREQGGLPLADGTVIWPEPILVGRREHALKALADQHGLDASNISTDLDSVLADDSVDIYFDAQITLAREEALKKAIAAGKHIYTEKPTATGLDGALALARQARDAGIKHGVVQDKLFLPGLLKLKRLIDGGFFGEILSVRGEFGYWVFEGDWQPAQRPSWNYRSEDGGGIVVDMFPHWEYVLHELFGRVETVQALTATHIPRRWDENGQAYEATADDSAYGIFQLAGGAVAQINSSWSVRVNRDELVEFQVDGTHGSAVAGLRNCRVQHRSATPKPVWNPDLPATETFREQWQEVPDNAEFDNGFKAQWELFLRHVVLDEPYSWDLLAGARGVQLAELGLKSSAEGRRLDVPELSL from the coding sequence ATGACCGACACGCCGAACCGCAGGACCGTCCGCATCGCCATGAACGGCGTCACCGGGCGCATGGGATACCGCCAGCACCTGGTCCGTTCGATCCTCGCCCTGCGCGAACAGGGCGGCCTCCCGCTCGCCGACGGCACCGTGATCTGGCCCGAGCCGATCCTCGTCGGCCGCCGCGAGCACGCCCTCAAGGCGCTCGCCGACCAGCACGGCCTGGACGCCTCCAACATCTCCACCGACCTGGACTCCGTCCTGGCCGACGACAGCGTCGACATCTACTTCGACGCCCAGATCACCCTCGCCCGCGAGGAGGCCCTGAAGAAGGCCATCGCCGCCGGCAAGCACATCTACACCGAGAAGCCCACCGCCACCGGCCTCGACGGCGCCCTCGCGCTGGCCCGCCAGGCGCGCGACGCGGGCATCAAGCACGGCGTGGTCCAGGACAAGCTGTTCCTCCCCGGCCTGCTCAAGCTCAAGCGGCTCATCGACGGCGGCTTCTTCGGCGAGATCCTCTCGGTGCGCGGCGAGTTCGGCTACTGGGTCTTCGAGGGCGACTGGCAGCCCGCCCAGCGCCCGTCCTGGAACTACCGCTCCGAGGACGGCGGCGGCATCGTCGTGGACATGTTCCCGCACTGGGAGTACGTGCTGCACGAGCTGTTCGGCCGCGTCGAGACCGTCCAGGCGCTGACCGCCACCCACATCCCGCGCCGCTGGGACGAGAACGGCCAGGCGTACGAGGCCACCGCCGACGACTCCGCGTACGGCATCTTCCAGCTGGCCGGCGGCGCCGTCGCCCAGATCAACTCCTCCTGGTCGGTGCGCGTCAACCGCGACGAGCTGGTGGAGTTCCAGGTGGACGGCACGCACGGCTCCGCCGTCGCCGGGCTGCGCAACTGCCGCGTGCAGCACCGCTCCGCCACCCCCAAGCCGGTGTGGAACCCGGACCTGCCCGCCACCGAGACCTTCCGCGAGCAGTGGCAGGAGGTGCCGGACAACGCCGAGTTCGACAACGGGTTCAAGGCCCAGTGGGAGCTGTTCCTGCGCCACGTGGTGCTGGACGAGCCCTACAGCTGGGACCTGCTGGCCGGCGCGCGCGGTGTGCAGCTGGCCGAGCTGGGCCTGAAGTCCTCCGCCGAGGGCCGCCGCCTGGACGTTCCCGAGCTGAGCCTGTAA
- a CDS encoding ATP-binding cassette domain-containing protein, translating into MHHATTPADSHDVIQVRGARENNLRGVDVDIPKRRLTVFTGVSGSGKSSLVFGTIAAESQRLINETYTAFVQSYMPSLGRPDVDGLHHLTAAIVVDQERMGANSRSTVGTATDAYTMLRIVFSRLGAPYVGTSSAFSFNSAEGMCQRCEGLGEVSEIDIDQLVNRELSLNQGAITVPNFTVDSWYWQTMVLSGFYDPDVPLKDFTAQQWEDFLHKPATKVKISTNNITYEGLLVKVQRVILAKDRDAMQPHLRAFVDRAVRFAPCPGCGGARLNAAALGARINGWNIADCSSAQISELAKFLRDVRDPSVTPLLESLRHLLDSLVEIGLGYLSLDRPSGTLSGGEAQRVKMVRHLGSSITDVTYVFDEPTTGLHPHDIQRMNDLLLRLRDKGNTVLVVEHKPEVIRIADHIIDLGPGAGTAGGEICYTGDVPGLRASGALTGRHLEHRTRLREPGRLRTPRGHIAVRGADRHNLRGVDVDVPLGVLTVVTGVAGSGKSSLVHGYVSGREGVAVADQSPIRGSRRSNPATYTGLLGPIRTAFAKANGVKAALFSANSEGACPNCNGLGLVYTDLAMMAGVASVCERCEGRRFTDEVLTYTLRGKNISEVLGMSVAEAYDFFPGGQAHAVLGRLADVGLGYLRLGQPLNTLSGGERQRLKLAIHMAEKSAVYVLDEPTTGLHMADVDKLLALLDRLVDNGNTVVCVEHHQAVMAHADWIIDLGPGAGSDGGQVVFTGTPAELVAAADGERASLTGRHLREYAGR; encoded by the coding sequence ATGCACCACGCCACCACGCCCGCGGACAGCCATGACGTCATCCAGGTCCGCGGCGCCCGGGAGAACAATCTGCGCGGCGTGGACGTCGACATACCCAAGCGCCGGCTGACCGTCTTCACCGGCGTCTCCGGCTCCGGGAAGTCCTCACTCGTCTTCGGCACCATCGCCGCCGAGTCCCAACGGCTGATCAACGAGACGTACACGGCGTTCGTCCAGTCCTACATGCCGAGCCTGGGCCGCCCCGATGTCGACGGGCTGCACCACCTCACCGCCGCGATCGTCGTCGACCAGGAGCGGATGGGCGCCAACTCCCGTTCCACGGTGGGCACCGCCACCGACGCGTACACCATGCTGCGGATCGTCTTCAGCCGCCTCGGCGCCCCGTACGTGGGCACCTCCAGCGCCTTCAGCTTCAACAGCGCCGAGGGCATGTGCCAGCGCTGCGAAGGGCTCGGCGAGGTCTCCGAGATCGACATCGACCAGCTCGTGAACCGCGAACTCTCCCTCAACCAGGGCGCCATCACCGTCCCGAACTTCACCGTCGACTCCTGGTACTGGCAGACGATGGTGCTGTCCGGGTTCTACGACCCGGACGTCCCGCTCAAGGACTTCACCGCTCAACAGTGGGAGGACTTCCTCCACAAGCCCGCGACCAAGGTGAAGATCAGCACCAACAACATCACCTACGAGGGCCTGCTGGTGAAGGTCCAGCGGGTGATCCTGGCCAAGGACCGCGACGCGATGCAGCCGCACCTGCGGGCGTTCGTGGACCGGGCCGTGCGGTTCGCCCCCTGTCCCGGGTGCGGCGGTGCCCGGCTGAACGCCGCCGCGCTGGGCGCCCGGATCAACGGCTGGAACATCGCCGACTGCTCCTCCGCCCAGATCAGCGAACTCGCGAAGTTCCTGCGCGACGTGCGGGACCCCTCCGTCACCCCGCTGCTGGAGAGCCTGCGCCATCTGCTCGACTCACTCGTGGAGATCGGCCTGGGCTACCTCTCCCTCGACCGCCCCTCCGGCACCCTCTCCGGCGGCGAGGCGCAGCGCGTGAAGATGGTGCGGCATCTGGGGTCGAGCATCACCGATGTCACCTACGTCTTCGACGAGCCCACCACCGGGCTCCACCCGCACGACATCCAGCGCATGAACGACCTGCTGCTGCGGCTGCGCGACAAGGGCAACACCGTCCTGGTCGTCGAGCACAAACCAGAGGTCATCCGCATCGCCGACCACATCATCGACCTGGGCCCCGGCGCCGGCACCGCCGGCGGCGAGATCTGCTACACCGGGGACGTGCCGGGGCTGCGGGCCTCGGGGGCGCTGACCGGGCGGCACCTGGAGCACCGGACGCGGCTGCGCGAGCCGGGACGGCTGCGCACCCCGCGCGGGCACATCGCGGTGCGCGGCGCCGACCGGCACAATCTGCGCGGGGTGGACGTGGACGTGCCGCTGGGCGTGCTGACCGTGGTCACCGGGGTGGCCGGGTCGGGGAAGAGCTCGCTGGTCCACGGGTACGTGTCGGGCCGGGAGGGGGTGGCGGTCGCCGACCAGTCGCCGATCCGCGGCTCGCGGCGCTCCAACCCGGCCACGTACACCGGGCTGCTCGGCCCGATCCGTACCGCTTTCGCCAAGGCGAACGGGGTGAAGGCCGCGCTGTTCAGCGCCAATTCGGAGGGCGCCTGCCCGAACTGCAACGGTCTGGGGCTGGTGTACACCGACCTCGCGATGATGGCCGGGGTGGCGTCGGTGTGCGAGCGGTGCGAGGGGCGCCGGTTCACGGACGAGGTGCTCACGTACACGCTGCGCGGCAAGAACATCAGCGAGGTGCTGGGGATGTCGGTCGCCGAGGCGTACGACTTCTTCCCCGGCGGGCAGGCGCACGCCGTGCTGGGCCGGCTGGCCGATGTGGGGCTGGGCTATCTGCGGCTGGGGCAGCCGCTGAACACCCTGTCGGGCGGGGAGCGGCAGCGGCTGAAGCTGGCGATCCACATGGCGGAGAAGTCGGCGGTGTACGTCCTGGACGAGCCGACGACCGGGCTGCACATGGCGGATGTGGACAAGCTGCTCGCGCTGCTGGACCGGCTGGTGGACAACGGGAACACGGTGGTGTGCGTCGAACACCACCAGGCGGTGATGGCGCACGCGGACTGGATCATCGACCTGGGGCCGGGCGCGGGTTCGGACGGCGGGCAGGTGGTTTTCACGGGAACGCCGGCGGAGCTGGTGGCGGCGGCCGACGGGGAGCGGGCGTCGCTGACCGGACGGCATCTGCGGGAGTACGCCGGGCGGTAG
- a CDS encoding dihydrodipicolinate synthase family protein, producing the protein MIRLPDATGTVRDYTPRTAPALPAAGEGPLTSRIVFSAAHVVADPFADTTPDGPAAVDWDATLAFRRHLWSHGLGVAEAMDTAQRGMGLDWAGAAELIRRSGAEAKAVGGRIACGVGTDQLGAPPGRSPGEGVGPYTLDQVRAAYEEQLAVVEETGAQAILMASRALAASATGPDDYLKIYGELLRQAAEPVVLHWLGPMFDPALTGYWGSEDLDVATETFLEIIADHPDKVDGVKVSLLDAGREVALRRRLPQGVRCYTGDDFHYPELIAGDEQGFSHALLGIFDPLGPVAAQAVRTLDTGDTAGFRALLDPTVELSRHLFQTPTRYYKTGVVFLAWLSGHQEHFTMVGGLQSARSLPHFARAYELADGLGLFPDPALAQARMKSLLSVYGVEQP; encoded by the coding sequence ATGATCCGACTCCCCGACGCGACGGGCACCGTACGGGACTACACGCCCCGTACCGCCCCCGCTCTCCCCGCCGCCGGTGAGGGCCCGCTGACCTCCCGCATCGTCTTCTCGGCCGCGCATGTCGTCGCCGACCCGTTCGCGGACACCACCCCCGACGGCCCGGCCGCCGTGGACTGGGACGCCACCCTCGCCTTCCGCCGCCACCTGTGGTCGCACGGGCTCGGCGTGGCCGAGGCGATGGACACCGCGCAGCGCGGCATGGGCCTGGACTGGGCCGGTGCCGCCGAGCTGATCCGCCGCTCCGGCGCCGAGGCCAAGGCCGTGGGCGGCCGGATCGCCTGCGGCGTGGGCACCGACCAGCTGGGGGCACCTCCCGGGCGGAGCCCGGGGGAAGGCGTGGGCCCGTACACCCTGGACCAGGTGCGCGCGGCCTACGAGGAACAGCTGGCCGTCGTGGAGGAGACCGGCGCGCAGGCCATCCTGATGGCCTCGCGCGCGCTGGCCGCCTCCGCCACCGGTCCGGACGACTATCTGAAGATCTATGGCGAGCTGCTGCGGCAGGCCGCCGAGCCGGTCGTCCTGCACTGGCTGGGCCCGATGTTCGACCCCGCGCTGACCGGTTACTGGGGCAGCGAGGACCTGGACGTGGCCACCGAGACCTTCCTGGAGATCATCGCCGACCACCCCGACAAGGTGGACGGCGTCAAGGTGTCGCTGCTGGACGCGGGCCGCGAGGTCGCGCTGCGCCGCCGCCTCCCCCAGGGCGTGCGCTGCTACACGGGCGACGACTTCCACTACCCCGAGCTGATCGCCGGCGACGAACAGGGCTTCTCCCACGCGCTGCTGGGCATCTTCGACCCGCTGGGCCCGGTGGCGGCGCAGGCCGTGCGCACCCTGGACACCGGCGACACGGCCGGGTTCCGGGCGCTGCTGGACCCGACCGTGGAGCTGTCCCGGCACCTGTTCCAGACCCCGACCCGCTACTACAAGACCGGCGTGGTCTTCCTGGCCTGGCTCTCGGGCCACCAGGAGCACTTCACCATGGTCGGCGGGCTCCAGTCGGCGCGCTCCCTGCCGCACTTCGCCCGCGCCTACGAACTGGCAGACGGCCTGGGCCTGTTCCCGGACCCGGCGCTCGCGCAGGCCCGGATGAAGTCCCTGCTGTCGGTCTACGGGGTGGAGCAGCCGTGA
- a CDS encoding prenyltransferase, which translates to MTAVPQAPARPERGTGRRLGALIRLGRPKFLFHSLLVLCAGTELAVHAGARFDAGLFTLVLAFGCGAHLMTYYCNDYFDLDADRANPAPTAWSGGSRVLTERTLAPTTGLAAAFVLLLGTVFLLALLPTPGTRLLAVGFLLLAWFYTAPPFRLNYRAGGELACALSLHGLLPLLACLAQLGGVTAQAWACVAVLAALQFLQLLVLNLADLDGDRAVGKLTVTGLLGPRRTVRLYAAGQAGVYGAVAALGLCGLVTPWVTVLLLATAPLPWAAARAMGAGDLGTRTTFAATAQLPLASAAVVAGLTLSAWPQEWDWWPALKTAALGAFALWWLVTRGQVSAPRD; encoded by the coding sequence GTGACAGCGGTCCCACAGGCACCCGCGCGGCCAGAACGGGGAACCGGACGGCGGCTGGGGGCACTGATCCGGCTCGGCAGGCCGAAGTTCCTCTTCCACAGCCTGCTGGTGCTGTGCGCCGGAACGGAACTCGCGGTGCACGCCGGGGCACGGTTCGACGCCGGCCTGTTCACCCTGGTGCTCGCCTTCGGCTGCGGCGCCCACCTCATGACGTACTACTGCAACGACTACTTCGACCTGGACGCCGACCGCGCCAACCCCGCCCCCACCGCCTGGTCCGGCGGCAGCCGCGTGCTCACCGAGCGGACCCTCGCCCCCACCACCGGGCTGGCCGCCGCGTTCGTGCTGCTGCTGGGCACGGTGTTCCTGCTCGCCCTGCTGCCCACCCCCGGCACCCGGCTGCTGGCGGTCGGCTTCCTGCTGCTCGCGTGGTTCTACACCGCGCCCCCGTTCCGCCTCAACTACCGGGCCGGCGGCGAACTCGCCTGCGCGCTCTCACTGCACGGGCTGCTGCCGCTGCTCGCCTGCCTCGCCCAGCTCGGGGGCGTCACCGCCCAGGCATGGGCCTGCGTCGCCGTCCTGGCGGCCCTGCAGTTCCTGCAACTGCTCGTGCTCAACCTGGCCGACCTGGACGGTGACCGCGCCGTCGGCAAACTCACCGTCACCGGACTGCTCGGCCCGCGCCGCACCGTCCGGCTCTACGCGGCCGGCCAGGCAGGCGTGTACGGCGCGGTCGCCGCGCTCGGCCTGTGCGGCCTGGTGACCCCGTGGGTGACCGTTCTGCTGCTCGCCACCGCCCCGCTGCCGTGGGCCGCCGCCCGCGCCATGGGTGCGGGTGACCTCGGCACCCGCACCACCTTCGCCGCCACCGCCCAACTGCCGCTCGCCTCCGCCGCTGTCGTCGCCGGGCTCACCCTGAGCGCCTGGCCACAGGAGTGGGACTGGTGGCCGGCGCTCAAGACGGCGGCGCTGGGCGCGTTCGCCCTGTGGTGGCTCGTCACCAGAGGCCAGGTGTCGGCACCGCGCGACTGA
- a CDS encoding sugar phosphate isomerase/epimerase family protein: MTVKQLSLPELVKGCTDLGIEGVGLWREPVREYGVAAAARLVREAGLTVTTLCRGGFFTATDRAERAAALDDNRRAIDEAAELGTDTVVLVSGGLPAGDRDLVAARERVADALAELGPYGAERGVRLAIEPLHPMYAADRCVVSTLDQALDLAERFPAEQVGVVVDTYHLWWDDRIAQGIARAGAGGRIHSFQLADWVTPLPAGVLTGRGQIGDGSVDMRWFADEVGKAGYTGWTEVELFNDVLWSRDGQVVLAETLNRVTQHLG; the protein is encoded by the coding sequence ATGACCGTCAAGCAGCTCAGCCTGCCCGAGCTGGTCAAGGGCTGCACCGACCTGGGCATCGAGGGCGTGGGCCTGTGGCGCGAGCCGGTGCGGGAGTACGGGGTGGCCGCCGCCGCGCGCCTGGTGCGCGAGGCCGGGCTGACGGTCACCACGCTGTGCCGGGGCGGGTTCTTCACCGCCACCGACCGGGCCGAGCGGGCCGCCGCGCTGGACGACAACCGGCGGGCGATCGACGAGGCGGCCGAGCTGGGCACCGACACGGTGGTGCTGGTCTCCGGCGGGCTGCCGGCCGGGGACCGTGATCTGGTCGCGGCCCGCGAGCGGGTCGCCGACGCGCTCGCCGAGCTGGGCCCGTACGGGGCGGAGCGCGGTGTGCGGCTGGCCATCGAGCCGCTGCACCCCATGTACGCGGCGGACCGCTGCGTCGTCTCCACGCTGGACCAGGCGCTGGACCTCGCGGAGCGCTTCCCCGCCGAGCAGGTGGGCGTGGTTGTGGACACCTACCACCTGTGGTGGGACGACCGGATCGCGCAGGGCATCGCGCGGGCCGGGGCCGGTGGCCGCATCCACAGCTTCCAGCTGGCCGACTGGGTGACCCCGCTGCCGGCGGGTGTGCTCACCGGCCGGGGCCAGATCGGCGACGGTTCGGTGGACATGCGCTGGTTCGCGGACGAGGTCGGCAAGGCCGGCTACACCGGCTGGACCGAGGTCGAGCTGTTCAACGACGTCCTGTGGTCGCGGGACGGCCAGGTCGTGCTGGCCGAGACCCTCAACCGGGTGACGCAGCACCTCGGCTGA
- a CDS encoding TetR/AcrR family transcriptional regulator, with the protein MDTDRETDAGRALRLLWREPGSGPVGRGPRPARSVEGVIRAAIAVADADPAGLDAVTMRRVAQELGVTPMTLYTYIPGKAVLLDLMLDTVYQDMPRPPWPPDTPWRDRVTAVADANRDLFERHPWVARLPTSRPPLGPGVIAKYEHELRALDGLGLDDLDMDAALTHLLAFVQSTARAALDQRATEAGSALTDQQWWDAHAPVLAKIHDPERFPLAGRVGTAAGQAYRSANAPDHGYAFGLARVLDGLAALIDRRTP; encoded by the coding sequence ATGGACACCGACAGGGAGACCGACGCCGGCCGCGCCCTCCGGCTGCTGTGGCGCGAACCCGGCTCCGGGCCGGTCGGCCGCGGCCCCCGCCCGGCACGCAGCGTCGAGGGGGTGATCCGCGCCGCCATCGCCGTGGCCGACGCCGACCCGGCCGGCCTGGACGCCGTCACCATGCGCCGCGTCGCCCAGGAACTCGGTGTCACCCCCATGACGCTCTACACCTACATCCCGGGCAAGGCCGTCCTCCTCGACCTCATGCTCGACACCGTCTACCAGGACATGCCCCGCCCGCCGTGGCCGCCGGACACCCCCTGGCGCGACCGGGTCACCGCCGTCGCCGACGCCAACCGCGACCTCTTCGAGCGCCACCCCTGGGTCGCCCGGCTCCCCACCAGCCGCCCGCCCCTGGGCCCCGGAGTGATCGCCAAGTACGAGCACGAACTGCGCGCCCTCGACGGTCTGGGGCTGGACGACCTCGACATGGACGCCGCGCTCACCCACCTCCTCGCCTTCGTCCAGAGCACCGCCCGCGCCGCCCTCGACCAGCGCGCCACCGAAGCGGGGAGCGCCCTCACAGACCAGCAGTGGTGGGACGCCCACGCCCCCGTCCTGGCCAAGATCCACGACCCCGAACGCTTCCCGCTCGCCGGCCGGGTCGGCACGGCCGCAGGTCAGGCGTACCGCAGCGCGAACGCCCCCGACCACGGCTACGCCTTCGGCCTGGCCCGGGTCCTGGACGGCCTCGCCGCCCTGATCGACCGGCGCACGCCGTAA
- a CDS encoding NUDIX hydrolase codes for MTEDQRETLPEPLATGPLDVRLLALEQVPEETTFDDAPITYSLVALWHGERLLLVLERKRGTWELPGGGIDPGETPRVAAARELREEAGQLIAPEALRFVGFAKTAFGDRPMAYGAVYEAETAAPQPFAPNEEIEAIHWWSGEPTLPGGSLQTVDTYLGERSRAPGPARP; via the coding sequence ATGACGGAGGATCAGCGCGAGACCCTGCCCGAGCCCTTGGCGACCGGCCCCCTGGACGTACGGCTGCTCGCGCTCGAACAGGTGCCGGAGGAGACCACGTTCGACGACGCGCCGATCACGTACAGCCTGGTGGCGCTGTGGCACGGGGAACGGCTGCTGCTGGTCCTGGAACGCAAGCGCGGGACGTGGGAGCTGCCGGGCGGCGGCATCGACCCGGGCGAGACCCCGCGCGTGGCGGCGGCCCGCGAACTGCGCGAGGAGGCCGGCCAGCTGATCGCGCCCGAGGCGCTGCGTTTCGTGGGCTTCGCCAAGACCGCCTTCGGGGACCGTCCCATGGCGTACGGGGCGGTGTACGAGGCGGAGACGGCGGCACCGCAGCCGTTCGCGCCGAACGAGGAGATTGAGGCGATCCACTGGTGGTCGGGCGAACCCACCCTCCCCGGCGGCTCCCTGCAGACGGTGGACACCTATCTGGGCGAGCGCAGCCGGGCACCGGGCCCGGCACGGCCCTGA
- a CDS encoding ATP-binding SpoIIE family protein phosphatase, whose product MASFRPRFRRLQGASVLVLLLVYIGAITVVQYQTSSGHLARWASFSLLAPLAAAGLLAFRQALVIAVVTFGAALTVYGFHVPNLSIGGRVTVLVSVALACLLSLLVTRIREDRERRVARLTVARERLTLLSDASSRIGSTLDVRRTADELTEVAVPRLADLVTVDLYDSVLRGEEPRTQRFPGPVTLRRVAQRSVLDGIPEVMLDIGESLEYPSESPHGRAVAASGEYRARVLDAEAVADWFARDPERAERVREYGVHSGVVVPLRARGATLGVAMFVRHRRPEDFDQADLLLAEEIGARAAVCLDNARRYTHERSTSLTLQRSLLPRGRPDLAAVEVASRYLPADSMAGVGGDWFDVIPLSGARVALVVGDVVGHGLHASATMGRLRATVRTLADIDLPPDELLTHLDDVVIRMRGENEQPDDWPEEPGGPGEPGGVVTPETGATCLYAVYDPVSRICALARAGHPAPALVRPDGAVEMIDLPAGPPLGLGGLPFESVEITLPEGSVLALYTDGLLESYRQDLDQGLAELSQLLARPAASLDATCDMVLKSLVDEHHTDDIALLLARTRALSPAQVSTWEVPAEPTAVGRARELAARQLTSWGLEDAVFTTELVVSELVTNAIRHAGGPIQLRVIRERGVICEVSDGSSTSPHLRRARAYDENGRGLFIVAHLAQRWGSRQSSTGKTIWAEVPEEPDDFPGVAGVPAL is encoded by the coding sequence ATGGCTTCCTTTCGACCCCGTTTCCGTCGCCTCCAGGGCGCCTCCGTCCTGGTCCTGCTGCTCGTCTACATCGGCGCCATCACCGTGGTGCAGTACCAGACGTCCTCCGGCCACCTCGCCCGCTGGGCCAGCTTCTCGCTGCTCGCCCCGCTCGCCGCCGCCGGCCTGCTCGCCTTCCGGCAGGCACTCGTCATCGCCGTGGTCACCTTCGGTGCCGCCCTCACCGTGTACGGGTTCCACGTCCCCAACCTGTCCATCGGCGGTCGGGTCACCGTGCTGGTCTCGGTGGCACTCGCCTGCCTGTTGTCGCTGCTGGTCACCCGCATCCGGGAGGACCGCGAGCGGCGCGTCGCCCGGCTGACGGTGGCCAGGGAACGGCTGACCCTGCTCAGTGACGCCAGCAGCCGGATCGGCAGCACCCTGGACGTGCGCCGCACCGCCGACGAGCTGACCGAGGTCGCGGTCCCCCGACTGGCGGATCTGGTGACGGTGGATCTGTACGACTCGGTGCTGCGCGGCGAGGAACCCCGCACCCAGCGTTTCCCCGGCCCGGTCACGCTGCGCCGGGTGGCGCAGCGGTCGGTGCTGGACGGGATCCCCGAGGTCATGCTGGACATCGGCGAGTCGCTGGAGTACCCGTCGGAATCGCCGCACGGGCGCGCCGTGGCGGCCAGCGGGGAGTACCGGGCGCGGGTGCTGGACGCGGAGGCGGTCGCCGACTGGTTCGCGAGGGATCCGGAGCGGGCGGAGCGGGTGCGCGAGTACGGCGTGCACTCCGGCGTGGTGGTACCGCTGCGCGCCCGGGGCGCGACGCTGGGCGTGGCGATGTTCGTACGGCACCGCCGTCCGGAGGACTTCGACCAGGCCGATCTGCTGCTCGCGGAGGAGATCGGCGCACGGGCGGCCGTATGCCTGGACAACGCGCGCCGCTACACGCACGAGCGGTCCACCTCGCTGACGCTCCAGCGCAGTCTGCTGCCGCGCGGCCGGCCCGATCTGGCCGCCGTGGAGGTGGCCTCGCGCTATCTGCCGGCCGACTCGATGGCGGGGGTGGGCGGTGACTGGTTCGATGTCATCCCGCTCTCGGGGGCACGGGTGGCCCTGGTGGTGGGCGATGTGGTGGGGCACGGGCTGCACGCCTCCGCCACCATGGGGCGACTGCGGGCCACGGTGCGGACCCTGGCCGACATCGACCTGCCGCCCGACGAACTGCTCACCCACCTCGACGATGTCGTGATCCGGATGCGCGGCGAGAACGAGCAGCCGGACGACTGGCCGGAGGAGCCGGGGGGGCCGGGTGAACCGGGCGGTGTGGTGACCCCGGAGACCGGCGCCACCTGCCTGTACGCGGTGTACGACCCGGTGTCGCGGATCTGCGCCCTCGCCAGGGCGGGGCACCCGGCCCCCGCCCTGGTCCGTCCCGATGGCGCGGTGGAGATGATCGATCTGCCGGCCGGGCCGCCGCTCGGGCTCGGCGGCCTGCCGTTCGAGTCGGTGGAGATCACGCTGCCCGAGGGCAGCGTGCTGGCCCTGTACACGGACGGCCTGCTGGAGTCGTACCGCCAGGATCTCGATCAGGGCCTGGCCGAGCTGAGCCAGCTGCTGGCCCGGCCCGCCGCCTCCCTGGACGCGACCTGCGACATGGTGCTGAAGTCCCTGGTGGACGAACACCACACCGACGACATCGCGCTGCTGCTGGCCCGCACCCGCGCCCTGTCCCCGGCCCAGGTCTCCACATGGGAGGTCCCGGCTGAGCCCACGGCCGTGGGCCGGGCCCGCGAACTGGCGGCCCGGCAGCTGACCAGCTGGGGCCTGGAGGACGCGGTGTTCACCACCGAACTCGTCGTCAGTGAGCTGGTCACCAACGCCATACGGCACGCGGGCGGCCCGATCCAGCTGCGGGTGATCCGCGAGCGCGGCGTGATCTGCGAGGTGTCGGACGGCAGCAGCACCTCGCCCCATTTGCGCCGGGCGCGGGCGTACGACGAGAACGGCCGCGGGCTGTTCATCGTCGCCCACCTCGCGCAGCGGTGGGGCAGCCGGCAGAGCAGTACCGGCAAGACGATCTGGGCCGAGGTGCCCGAGGAGCCGGACGACTTCCCGGGCGTCGCCGGGGTACCGGCCCTGTGA